Below is a genomic region from Pseudomonas sp. JQ170C.
CAAGCTGGTACTGGCGCTGCAACCGCTGTACTACGTTGATGCGGCACAAGGCCAGGTTGGCCTGCTCAGCCACGACTATGATGAAATGATTGCCTCCTCCCTCACCCTGGCGCCGTTGGTGCCTGAAAGCCAGGTGGTCAGTTTCAGCCACCGGATCCAGACCCTCAACCGGCAGATCCCCACCCCTAGAACATTGAGCGAGACAATCATCGACGGTATTGCCCCCACGCCCCACCTGATTCTGGGCAGCCACGAGTTCAGCGCTTATGTGCCGCAATCGGGGAGGATGCAACGCCAGCACCAGCATCGCGCTGCACTTTCCTTTGTGTATGACGGCGTTCGCGCCAGCGGCCGCCAGGGCACGGAAGTCACCCGCCTTGACGGCTATACCAACCAGCGCATCCAGCGCCAGGCTGATGCCGAAAAGCTGATTCGCCTGGAACTGCTGCGCCTGGGCTTCAAAGTGGCCACCCGCCAAAGCAAGGCCCTGCCGGAGAGCGCAGGCGAGCTACTGGAACTGGCAACCGAAGGCGCCTGGCTCCGCTTCATGCTCAATGACCTGCCAACCCTGCGTGAGCAAGGCTGGGAAATCGAATACACCGACGATTTCGCCTTCAATCTGGCCGAAGTAGACAACTGGTACGCCCACATCGACGAGGCCAGCGGACGTGACTGGTTCGACCTGGAAGTGGGTATCGAGGTCAATGGCCAGCGCCTGAGCCTGCTGCCTATCCTGCTGAACGTGCTGCGTGCCCACCCGGAACTGCTCAACCCCGCCCAACTGAACAAGCGGCGCGACGACGAAAGCCTGCTGGTGCAGATACCCTCCCCACAGGGCGAGGTACGCCGCAACCTGCAAGTGGCGCTCCTCTATGGCCGGCTGAAGCCGGTTTTGGCGACACTGGGCGACTTCTACCTGCGCGAACCGGGTGAAGCCAGTGTGCGCTTGCCAACGCTTGACGCCACCCGCCTCAACGCCCTGGAAGACCTACCGCTGGACTGGCAAGGTGGCGACCAGGTGCGCAACCTGGGCGAGCGCCTGCGTGATATCCGCCGACAGCCGGCTCAGGCCCCGGAAGGCCTGAACGCCACGCTGCGTACGTATCAGCTGGAAGGCCTGAGCTGGATGCAGGCGCTGCGCGAGCTGGAAGTGGGTGGAATCCTCGCCGACGACATGGGCCTGGGCAAAACCCTGCAGACCCTGGCGCACCTGCTGACCGAGAAGAACGCCGGCCGCCTCACCCGCCCGGCCATGGTGGTGATGCCAACCAGCCTGATCCCCAACTGGCAGGACGAAGCGGCGCGCTTTGCCCCCGCCTTGCGCGTGCTGGCCCTGCAAGGCCTCGGGCGGCGCAAGCAGTTCGACAAGCTGGAAGACTATGACCTGCTGCTGACCACCTACGCACTGCTGCCCAAAGACCTGGAACACTTCAAGGGCTTGAAGCTGCATGTACTGATCCTCGACGAAGCCCAGTACATCAAAAGCCCGGGCAGCAAGGCGGCCCAGGCCGCGCGCCAGCTCGAAGCCCGCCAGCGCCTGTGCCTGAGCGGCACGCCGCTGGAAAACCACCTGGGCGAGCTGTGGTCACTGTTCCACTTCTTGCTGCCGGGCTGGCTGGGCGATGCCAAGGCCTTCAACCGCGACTACCGCACCCCCATCGAGCGCCAGGGTAACAACGAGCGCCTGCAACACCTCAACGCGCGGATCAAACCCTTCCTGCTGCGCCGCACCAAGGAGCAGGTGGCCACCGAGCTGCCGGCCAAGACCGAGATGATCCACTGGGTCGAGCTCAGCGATGCCCAGCGCGATGTCTACGAGACCATGCGCCTGGCCATGGATCAGAAAGTACGCGCCGAGATCACCCGCAAAGGCGTCGCCCGCAGCCAGATCATCATTCTTGAAGCGCTACTGAAACTGCGTCAGGTCTGTTGCGACTTGCGCCTGGTCAACAGCGAGGCATCGACGGCCCGCGGCGCCCATTCGGGCAAGCTCACCAGCCTGATGGAGATGCTCGAAGAACTGCTTGCCGAAGGACGCCGGGTGCTGCTGTTCTCGCAGTTCACAAGCATGCTGCGCCTGATCGAGGTCGAGCTTGAGCAGCGTGGTATTGCCTACTCCCTGCTGACAGGCGAAACCCGTGATCGCCGGGCGCCGGTGCAGGACTTCCAGAACGGCCGGCTGCAGATTTTCCTGATCAGCCTCAAGGCCGGCGGCGTGGGATTGAACCTGACCGCTGCCGATACCGTGATCCATTACGACCCCTGGTGGAACCCGGCTGCCGAGAACCAGGCCACTGACCGTGCGTATCGTATTGGCCAGGAGAAGCCGGTGTTCGTCTACAAGCTGATCACCCGAGGCACGGTGGAAGAGAAGATCCAGCAACTGCAGCAGGAGAAGTCCGCGCTGGCGGCAGGGGTGCTGGACGGGCGCCAGGCGGGGGATTGGCGCTTGGCAGCAGAGGACATTGATGCGTTGTTTGCCCCCTTGCCTGGCACTCGCAAGGGCACGAAAGCCGGTTGAACGCATCGCCGGGCCAGCCCGCTCCTGCGGCAGGAGCGGGCTGGCCCGGCGATGTTTGTATCAATCCACCAACTGCGCTTCCTTGAGCGCCCCGAGCGCCTCCAGCCAACGAGGCTGCTGGCGATAGTCAGTACGCGCGAAACCCTGCCCGCGCATTTGCGCGATGCGTGGCGAAGGCTTGACCTTCAGGCGCTGGGCAGCGCTCAGCGCCAGTTCAGCCGCTGCACGGTCGTTGCACACCAGCCCCATGTCACACCCCGCACTCAGCGCCG
It encodes:
- a CDS encoding DEAD/DEAH box helicase, with product MPKTLRQVLKDSDWTLAFNPRTLERGSKYAEQHRVTVISLEDNTLTSACRGSGGNVYTQFISVRHAKHASTFNADCTCPVGFDCKHCAAALYHLMELREQQTDSQQTDGDQLSPALERWLEDLATSDSDAEKPAEHSARTLMYRLEFQPSGTATITPYKCKRLKDGRLSDLKPVLYPHEILRQNPSYLLESDAKFLRMAVARAASGAFSSGVKLESSEGAELLEHALGTGRLYLPADEVPLEPGPTLTGEFRWEKLDSEHYRGCWYHQGKMLKLVLALQPLYYVDAAQGQVGLLSHDYDEMIASSLTLAPLVPESQVVSFSHRIQTLNRQIPTPRTLSETIIDGIAPTPHLILGSHEFSAYVPQSGRMQRQHQHRAALSFVYDGVRASGRQGTEVTRLDGYTNQRIQRQADAEKLIRLELLRLGFKVATRQSKALPESAGELLELATEGAWLRFMLNDLPTLREQGWEIEYTDDFAFNLAEVDNWYAHIDEASGRDWFDLEVGIEVNGQRLSLLPILLNVLRAHPELLNPAQLNKRRDDESLLVQIPSPQGEVRRNLQVALLYGRLKPVLATLGDFYLREPGEASVRLPTLDATRLNALEDLPLDWQGGDQVRNLGERLRDIRRQPAQAPEGLNATLRTYQLEGLSWMQALRELEVGGILADDMGLGKTLQTLAHLLTEKNAGRLTRPAMVVMPTSLIPNWQDEAARFAPALRVLALQGLGRRKQFDKLEDYDLLLTTYALLPKDLEHFKGLKLHVLILDEAQYIKSPGSKAAQAARQLEARQRLCLSGTPLENHLGELWSLFHFLLPGWLGDAKAFNRDYRTPIERQGNNERLQHLNARIKPFLLRRTKEQVATELPAKTEMIHWVELSDAQRDVYETMRLAMDQKVRAEITRKGVARSQIIILEALLKLRQVCCDLRLVNSEASTARGAHSGKLTSLMEMLEELLAEGRRVLLFSQFTSMLRLIEVELEQRGIAYSLLTGETRDRRAPVQDFQNGRLQIFLISLKAGGVGLNLTAADTVIHYDPWWNPAAENQATDRAYRIGQEKPVFVYKLITRGTVEEKIQQLQQEKSALAAGVLDGRQAGDWRLAAEDIDALFAPLPGTRKGTKAG